In Triticum urartu cultivar G1812 chromosome 6, Tu2.1, whole genome shotgun sequence, the following proteins share a genomic window:
- the LOC125512873 gene encoding uncharacterized protein LOC125512873 yields MSTAAASRPSGSILLTPFPNYQSASLSRVKLPAAGAGRSPSKSVSASSPRSSPAGGTATPKTRRTCMCSPTNHPGSFRCSLHKERKQKVPAAGSCRKPSSPPSPPSKRTASPFAQLGPIGSGCAKGTGRTLPQLAPMGSGHWARRALAPSPTAQQVQYRKRASRFHPGPSSLSAASMAGHRAGGSIQ; encoded by the coding sequence ATGTCGACGGCGGCTGCATCTCGGCCCAGCGGCTCCATCCTTTTGACTCCCTTTCCCAACTACCAATCCGCCTCGCTCTCTCGCGTCaagctccccgccgccggcgccggccGCTCGCCAAGCAAGTCCGTCAGCGCCTCGTCTCCCCGCTCCTCCCCCGCGGGCGGCACCGCCACCCCGAAGACCCGTCGGACATGCATGTGCTCTCCGACGAACCACCCGGGCTCGTTCCGCTGCAGCCTCCACAAGGAACGCAAGCAGAAGGTCCCGGCCGCAGGCAGCTGCAGGAAGCCATCCTCCCCGCCTTCGCCGCCGTCGAAGCGCACGGCCAGCCCGTTCGCGCAGCTCGGCCCCATCGGCAGCGGCTGCGCCAAGGGCACGGGCCGCACGCTCCCACAGCTCGCTCCCATGGGGAGTGGGCACTGGGCGCGCAGGGCGCTCGCGCCGTCCCCCACGGCGCAGCAGGTGCAGTACAGAAAGCGCGCGAGCCGGTTCCACCCCGGGCCCAGCAGTCTCTCCGCAGCCTCCATGGCCGGCCACCGCGCAGGCGGCAGCATCCAGTAA